The Cryptosporangium aurantiacum genome has a window encoding:
- a CDS encoding carboxymuconolactone decarboxylase family protein gives MRPDVLNRGYRPATKLMFRLIRLFSGHPMPDAAKIVFYRPDFYGAPAKKFTHEAMRGPSAWSVADRELMAAFVSTVNGSAFCVAAHTATAARAYRDEALVAAVLSDLESAPVAEPLRATLRMLGTLTAEGTVTAEQMRTVLAAGVSPQQVEDALAVCAAFDTTSRLADAFGFELLSDEGFEAGAKYLLKRGYR, from the coding sequence ATGCGCCCCGACGTCCTGAACCGCGGCTACCGTCCGGCGACGAAGCTGATGTTCCGGCTCATCCGGCTGTTCTCCGGCCACCCGATGCCGGACGCGGCCAAGATCGTCTTCTACCGGCCCGACTTCTACGGTGCTCCGGCCAAGAAGTTCACCCACGAGGCGATGCGCGGGCCGTCGGCCTGGTCGGTCGCCGACCGTGAGCTCATGGCGGCGTTCGTGTCCACGGTCAACGGGTCGGCGTTCTGCGTGGCCGCGCACACCGCGACCGCGGCGCGGGCCTACCGGGACGAGGCGCTGGTCGCCGCGGTGCTGTCCGACCTCGAGTCGGCGCCGGTCGCCGAACCGTTGCGGGCCACGTTGCGGATGCTGGGCACGTTGACCGCGGAGGGAACGGTCACCGCCGAGCAGATGCGCACGGTGCTCGCTGCCGGCGTCTCGCCGCAGCAGGTCGAGGACGCGTTGGCGGTCTGCGCCGCGTTCGACACGACCAGCAGGCTCGCCGACGCGTTCGGCTTCGAGTTGCTCAGCGACGAGGGCTTCGAGGCAGGAGCGAAGTACTTGCTCAAGCGCGGGTACCGATAG